From the Borrelia puertoricensis genome, one window contains:
- a CDS encoding flagellar motor switch protein FliG, which produces MQDPRLSKYQNSKNLGGKTFREFEKKESHNDLPEIQGSLLKSWVNLIKRGKKEGFSNSSSLSKEVGKPGFIRKESKISKIAKYFLAIGLEKSSKIMAELDDADIIAITREITKIRYITPDDKKRIIQEFENLVKSEKKYLKIDDKFTYELLNKSLSKAKAKEIYRKVTGIDPFLPFDYLSGIENEQLWVLVKDENIQTLLIIYNYLTKEQKKYVFSMLEKDIKKQFVKELAKPRQLNMDMIEIISDRLKSRFAIQGKLKTEKLDGSKILVDILSYMDSEDEKNLLSNIDMKVLNPVKDSEIKEKIFDINVILRITDNDMHNILREFTDNDIAIIIKDKSDEIRDKILFNVSRRRKTLILEEESFLKEVKKRDIKAMTTSFVNYIKELTLKGELIIYRKNEEFV; this is translated from the coding sequence ATGCAGGATCCTAGGCTTTCTAAATATCAGAATTCAAAAAATTTGGGAGGAAAGACCTTTAGAGAATTTGAAAAAAAAGAGTCACATAATGATTTGCCTGAAATACAAGGTTCTCTGCTTAAGTCATGGGTCAATCTGATTAAGAGGGGCAAAAAAGAGGGTTTCAGCAATTCAAGTTCTCTTAGCAAAGAAGTTGGGAAGCCAGGATTTATTCGCAAAGAGAGTAAAATATCAAAAATAGCAAAATATTTCTTAGCTATTGGTCTTGAAAAATCGTCAAAAATTATGGCTGAGCTTGATGATGCTGATATAATTGCAATTACTAGAGAAATTACGAAAATTAGATACATTACCCCTGATGATAAAAAACGAATTATTCAAGAATTTGAAAATTTAGTAAAAAGTGAGAAAAAATATTTAAAAATTGATGATAAATTTACTTATGAGTTATTAAATAAATCTTTAAGTAAGGCAAAAGCGAAAGAAATTTATAGAAAAGTTACAGGAATTGATCCGTTTTTGCCTTTTGATTACTTGTCTGGTATTGAGAATGAACAACTTTGGGTTTTAGTTAAAGATGAAAATATTCAAACACTTTTGATAATATATAATTATTTAACCAAAGAACAGAAAAAATATGTTTTTTCTATGTTGGAAAAAGATATTAAGAAACAGTTTGTTAAGGAACTTGCCAAGCCGAGACAGTTAAATATGGATATGATTGAGATTATCTCTGATAGACTCAAGAGTAGATTTGCAATACAGGGTAAACTTAAGACAGAAAAACTTGATGGTTCTAAGATACTTGTTGATATTTTGAGTTATATGGATTCTGAGGATGAAAAAAATCTTTTGAGTAATATTGATATGAAAGTTTTAAATCCTGTTAAAGATAGTGAGATTAAAGAAAAAATATTTGATATCAATGTAATACTTAGAATTACAGATAATGATATGCATAATATTTTAAGAGAATTTACAGATAACGATATTGCGATTATTATTAAAGATAAAAGTGATGAAATTAGAGATAAAATTCTTTTCAATGTTTCAAGAAGACGTAAAACTCTTATTTTAGAAGAAGAGTCTTTTTTGAAAGAGGTAAAAAAGAGAGATATAAAAGCAATGACTACGTCCTTTGTTAATTATATTAAGGAGTTAACTTTAAAGGGTGAGTTAATTATATATAGAAAAAATGAGGAGTTTGTTTAG
- a CDS encoding 6-phosphogluconolactonase, producing MEFLCSNKESDLKRNFFDFFLKNISQDDFTSIGVCGGRNIISFLNVFDEQNYPLKKSHFFLVDERCVALNSEYSNFRLLREGFFSKMMKKNLICGSNFHPFIYSEFDETLSIYNYNVEFNSRFTRLDLSILSVGEDGHVASLFPSRKLLFSEMEGYQYEYDAPKLPSKRMSLTPKSLLLSKASVLLFIGYEKKGALENFLSSEVSLRECPAKIFKDHVRLLVLTNIEGVYAGS from the coding sequence ATGGAATTTTTGTGTTCTAATAAAGAGAGTGATTTAAAGAGAAATTTTTTTGATTTTTTTTTAAAAAATATTAGTCAAGATGATTTTACTAGTATTGGAGTTTGTGGTGGTCGAAATATTATTTCTTTTCTCAATGTCTTTGATGAACAAAATTATCCTCTTAAAAAATCTCATTTTTTTTTAGTAGATGAGCGTTGTGTTGCTTTAAATAGCGAGTACAGTAATTTTAGGCTTTTGAGAGAAGGATTTTTTTCTAAAATGATGAAGAAAAATTTAATCTGTGGTTCTAATTTTCATCCATTTATTTACAGTGAATTTGATGAAACATTGTCTATTTATAATTATAATGTTGAATTTAATTCTAGATTTACAAGATTGGATCTTAGCATTTTATCTGTTGGTGAAGATGGGCATGTTGCTTCTCTTTTTCCCTCAAGGAAACTTTTGTTTTCTGAGATGGAAGGATATCAATATGAATATGATGCACCAAAGCTTCCAAGTAAGCGAATGAGCTTAACCCCTAAGTCTTTACTTTTGTCTAAGGCTTCTGTTTTACTCTTTATTGGTTATGAAAAAAAAGGTGCTTTAGAAAATTTTTTAAGTTCGGAAGTTTCTCTAAGAGAATGTCCAGCTAAAATTTTCAAGGATCATGTTCGTTTATTGGTTCTTACAAATATTGAGGGAGTCTATGCAGGATCCTAG
- a CDS encoding SIMPL domain-containing protein has protein sequence MKKEVLSTSSSWNLWYELGGNIIDEINKLNNANFLAIRDFFVSYGFHEDEMSMKNMDFHIANYSDTLYKYNAYVSLGIYTKDIDKMEQVSKNIIKLYNKGVLFTGNGEPSYYFDKINDVKPEMLADSIKNVLGAALEFLHNSDAILEKIKTVNQGYFEFLSVDRSSENHERYSNKILRVVITVSYYLD, from the coding sequence GTGAAAAAAGAGGTACTCTCAACTTCCTCAAGTTGGAATTTGTGGTATGAATTAGGTGGAAATATTATAGATGAGATTAATAAGTTAAATAATGCAAATTTTTTAGCGATAAGAGATTTTTTTGTTAGCTATGGGTTTCATGAAGATGAGATGAGCATGAAAAATATGGATTTTCATATTGCAAACTATAGTGATACTCTTTATAAGTACAATGCATATGTATCTTTAGGTATTTATACTAAAGATATTGATAAAATGGAGCAGGTAAGCAAAAATATTATTAAACTTTACAATAAAGGAGTACTCTTTACTGGTAATGGTGAACCAAGTTATTATTTTGATAAAATCAATGATGTTAAACCTGAAATGCTAGCAGATTCTATTAAAAATGTCTTGGGTGCGGCTTTGGAGTTTTTACATAATTCTGATGCTATTTTAGAAAAAATTAAGACCGTAAATCAAGGATACTTTGAATTTCTTTCAGTTGATAGAAGTTCCGAGAATCATGAGCGTTATTCAAATAAAATATTAAGGGTTGTTATTACAGTTTCTTATTATTTAGATTAA
- the dusA gene encoding tRNA dihydrouridine(20/20a) synthase DusA produces the protein MLINRKIAIAPMVAITDEHFRYIIRLLSKKVTLYTPMISAKSIIMGKLNTIVKQTPTDSPIAIQIATNCENDAAKAIEILENKFNFDEYNLNVGCPSSRIQDAKYGACLMQTPTQVGKILQAMKKNTNKPISIKHRIGIRYNKREYHETNYRELKQFVEKIIEYEIKNFIVHARVAVLNGYSPKDNQNIPKLRHELVYQLKQDHKNIFIEINGGIISSKNIKTHLSYVDSVMIGRAAAKDPYFIAKISREFLEEKEKIPTREEVLLKMVEYIKEYNEHLSINIVLKHIMKIVFAKENARKFRQILSAPLPRNLKNHEILLNAIEHLREDTLKSNS, from the coding sequence ATGTTAATAAACCGAAAAATCGCAATAGCACCAATGGTAGCAATTACTGACGAACACTTTAGATATATAATAAGATTATTATCAAAAAAAGTTACTCTATACACCCCAATGATTTCTGCAAAATCAATTATTATGGGCAAGTTAAACACAATTGTAAAACAAACTCCCACTGATTCACCAATTGCAATTCAAATAGCAACAAACTGTGAAAACGACGCCGCAAAAGCCATAGAAATCCTTGAAAACAAATTTAACTTTGATGAATATAATCTCAACGTTGGCTGCCCATCATCTCGTATTCAAGACGCAAAATACGGGGCCTGTTTAATGCAAACTCCAACCCAGGTAGGTAAAATCCTGCAAGCCATGAAAAAAAACACAAATAAACCTATCTCAATCAAACATAGAATAGGCATAAGATACAATAAAAGAGAATATCATGAAACAAACTATAGAGAACTTAAACAATTTGTAGAAAAAATTATAGAATATGAAATAAAAAATTTTATCGTGCATGCACGAGTAGCTGTACTAAATGGATATTCTCCTAAAGATAATCAAAATATTCCAAAACTCAGACATGAACTTGTATACCAATTGAAACAAGATCATAAAAATATATTTATTGAAATAAATGGAGGAATTATCAGTAGTAAAAACATAAAAACACATCTATCTTATGTGGATTCTGTCATGATTGGAAGAGCTGCAGCAAAAGATCCATATTTCATTGCCAAAATTTCAAGAGAATTCTTAGAAGAAAAGGAAAAAATTCCAACAAGAGAAGAAGTATTATTAAAAATGGTAGAATATATCAAAGAATATAATGAACACCTTTCAATTAATATCGTACTAAAACACATAATGAAAATAGTATTTGCAAAAGAAAATGCTCGCAAATTTAGACAAATCTTAAGTGCACCTCTTCCTAGAAATCTTAAAAATCATGAAATACTCTTAAACGCAATTGAACACTTAAGAGAAGATACTTTAAAATCTAATTCTTAG
- the serS gene encoding serine--tRNA ligase: MLDLKFIRDNLDLIQKNIKDRGLELDIDLLISLDDERKKLVTKIGELNAIRNGNANAMKGKIDDSHRHSLIETGKVLKSEIAILEEKLSHITSKLLIEHKRIPNISASDVPVGDGENGNIVLKVSGSIPNFDFKPKDHLEIGLDLDLFDFKRACEVSGNKFYYLKNEAVFLELALINFALNKLKLKGFDLFITPDVAREFIVDGIGFNPRGTESNFYKIEDTDKYLIGTAEITLGGYYYNTILDLKSPLKMAGLSHCFRKEAGAAGQFSKGLFRVHQFSKVEMFCFCKSEDSARIHNEFLALEEEIFTELEIPYRVLNVCSFDLGAPAYKKYDIEAWMPGRGDKGEYGEITSTSNCTDYQSRRLKIRYKDDDQSKFVHMVNGTALASTRTIIAILENFQDARGGVRIPKNLVNYTGFDYISPKN; encoded by the coding sequence ATGCTTGACTTGAAGTTTATAAGAGATAATTTAGATCTTATTCAAAAAAATATTAAAGATAGAGGGCTTGAGTTAGATATAGATCTGCTAATTTCTCTTGATGATGAGCGCAAAAAACTTGTTACTAAGATAGGGGAGTTAAATGCTATAAGGAATGGGAATGCTAACGCTATGAAAGGAAAAATAGATGATTCCCATAGGCATTCTTTAATAGAGACTGGAAAGGTTTTAAAGTCTGAAATTGCTATATTGGAAGAAAAATTGAGTCATATAACATCTAAACTTTTAATTGAGCACAAGCGGATTCCAAACATTTCTGCTTCTGATGTTCCTGTTGGTGATGGTGAGAATGGAAATATTGTGTTAAAAGTGTCAGGAAGTATTCCAAATTTTGATTTTAAACCAAAAGATCATTTGGAAATTGGACTTGATTTGGATCTTTTTGATTTTAAAAGGGCATGTGAGGTTAGCGGTAATAAGTTTTATTATCTTAAAAATGAAGCTGTTTTTTTAGAGCTTGCACTTATTAATTTTGCTTTAAATAAACTTAAGCTTAAGGGTTTTGATTTATTTATCACACCTGATGTTGCAAGGGAATTTATAGTTGATGGAATTGGCTTTAATCCGCGTGGCACTGAAAGTAATTTTTATAAAATTGAGGATACAGATAAATATCTTATTGGTACAGCTGAGATTACTCTTGGTGGATATTATTATAATACTATATTAGATCTTAAGTCTCCACTAAAGATGGCAGGACTTTCTCATTGTTTTCGTAAAGAAGCAGGAGCAGCTGGACAATTTTCTAAGGGACTCTTTAGGGTGCATCAATTTAGTAAAGTTGAAATGTTTTGTTTTTGTAAGAGTGAAGATTCTGCTCGTATTCATAATGAGTTTTTGGCATTAGAAGAAGAAATTTTTACTGAACTTGAGATTCCGTATAGAGTCTTAAATGTTTGTTCTTTTGATCTTGGTGCACCAGCTTATAAAAAGTACGATATTGAAGCTTGGATGCCGGGTAGGGGAGATAAGGGCGAGTATGGAGAGATTACTTCAACTTCAAACTGTACAGATTATCAGTCAAGGCGCCTTAAAATTAGATATAAGGATGATGATCAGAGTAAGTTTGTACATATGGTAAATGGTACAGCCTTAGCCTCAACAAGAACAATCATTGCTATACTTGAGAACTTTCAGGATGCAAGAGGTGGCGTACGAATACCTAAGAATTTGGTCAACTATACAGGTTTTGATTATATATCTCCTAAGAATTAG
- a CDS encoding insulinase family protein gives MKRKKIFNLISKTYLEEYDTEGCYFKHESGLEIFELKNTTFKENAFGIAFKTIPLNNTGVAHILEHTIFCGSNKYRIKDPFLYLMKGSLNTFLNAMTFPDKTLYPAASTIQKDYFNLFKIYADAVFNPLLKKEAFMQEGYNINPNNFKLSGIVLNEMKGNYSNKNSLINETTTNSLFSEGTYQYDSGGNPINIIDLTYEEFIEFHRKHYTLENCKIFLFGNIDTNKNLNFIEKYIIRPYTKEKLNINYNIEKTTRWNKGKTLNFDIPKETENTLGVYAINWLCTDIKNIKENIGLEILSEILLDSSCQFTINMLKSNIGDVIADVSGINTDIKECIFSFGLQNVIPGKMEEFKNMVFNELKNLVKVKISEELIQGILFGYEFALKEEKGQGWPISLMIKSFKGWIHGMHPTETLKINCYLDEIKNKLEKGEPYFENLIEKYLLNNNHYTLIQFNPSDTVLKEMEEKIEKKLMDREIDIKKNPEKFAEFTKDYNQFKDYQKKEDLKSDITKLPLLKIEDLPKEVEKNLTLNEIPELKTHTFELKKNNNIFNVHLFFKLNFLQKEDFMHLSLLKRAIQDLSTQNYSYVDLNNKIQNTLGQLNIYETYEEDIQRNMINLFNINFKSFNNKIQESFILIKEMLININFHDYDRLKEIVLSLKNDFKSILIPKGHIFATIRSESKLNQNKYLKELQVGITGREYWQKVKTDIESLRELASNLERLRDKIIFKDNLSSLLIGSTNDVIKRLESELFTLRESLSEKTHINNPITIQPSSNILTEIIIIPSKISFNSISFVSYKITDENYPKINFLTHILKSGILWEKIRVMGGAYGAFASITNGIFSFASYRDPNFVKTYQAFETSLEELANNKIKNEELYTYLVGVIGLSTNIKTKSIEILESYKRKMLNISDQLRQDIRNAYFKITNTDIKNISEQVLHQLKQKSSITSLVNHATYEDEKEKLESFIGTNYKVKKIY, from the coding sequence ATGAAAAGAAAAAAAATTTTCAACTTAATTTCAAAAACTTACCTAGAAGAATATGATACTGAAGGGTGTTATTTTAAACATGAAAGTGGACTAGAAATATTTGAACTAAAAAATACCACATTTAAAGAAAATGCTTTTGGAATAGCATTCAAGACTATTCCCCTAAATAATACTGGGGTTGCTCATATCCTAGAGCACACGATTTTTTGCGGATCAAATAAATATAGAATAAAAGATCCTTTTCTTTATTTGATGAAAGGAAGCCTAAACACTTTCTTAAATGCAATGACATTTCCAGATAAGACTCTCTATCCAGCAGCATCTACAATCCAAAAAGATTATTTCAACTTATTCAAAATATATGCCGATGCTGTTTTTAATCCATTACTTAAAAAAGAAGCCTTTATGCAAGAAGGTTATAATATAAACCCAAATAACTTTAAACTATCTGGTATTGTCTTAAATGAAATGAAAGGTAATTATTCCAACAAAAATTCTTTAATTAACGAAACTACCACCAATTCTCTTTTTTCTGAAGGGACCTATCAATACGATTCTGGGGGAAATCCTATCAATATCATCGACCTTACATACGAAGAATTTATAGAATTTCACAGAAAGCACTATACACTAGAAAATTGTAAAATATTTTTATTTGGCAATATTGACACTAATAAAAATCTTAATTTCATTGAAAAATATATAATTAGACCTTATACAAAGGAAAAATTAAATATTAATTATAATATAGAAAAAACCACAAGATGGAATAAAGGTAAAACACTAAATTTTGATATCCCAAAAGAAACTGAAAATACACTAGGGGTATATGCAATAAACTGGTTATGTACTGATATTAAAAATATCAAAGAAAATATTGGACTCGAAATTCTATCAGAAATTCTTCTAGACAGCTCCTGTCAATTCACTATAAACATGCTAAAGAGTAACATTGGTGACGTAATAGCTGATGTTAGTGGCATCAATACAGACATAAAAGAGTGTATATTTTCATTCGGATTACAAAACGTAATTCCAGGAAAAATGGAAGAATTTAAAAATATGGTTTTTAATGAACTTAAAAATCTTGTTAAAGTAAAAATTTCAGAAGAACTAATACAAGGTATTCTCTTTGGTTACGAATTTGCATTAAAAGAAGAAAAAGGCCAAGGATGGCCTATTTCTTTAATGATAAAAAGTTTTAAAGGTTGGATACATGGAATGCATCCAACTGAAACTTTAAAAATCAATTGCTATCTAGACGAGATTAAAAACAAACTAGAGAAAGGGGAACCTTACTTTGAAAATTTAATAGAAAAATATTTACTCAATAATAATCATTATACATTGATCCAATTTAATCCATCAGATACAGTCCTTAAAGAAATGGAAGAAAAAATAGAAAAAAAATTAATGGATAGAGAAATTGACATTAAAAAAAATCCAGAAAAATTTGCAGAATTTACTAAAGATTATAATCAATTTAAAGACTATCAAAAAAAGGAAGATCTTAAATCCGACATTACTAAGCTTCCCTTACTAAAAATAGAGGATTTACCAAAAGAAGTTGAAAAAAATTTGACTCTTAATGAAATTCCTGAACTTAAAACACATACGTTTGAATTAAAGAAAAACAATAATATCTTCAATGTTCATCTATTTTTTAAATTAAATTTTCTACAAAAAGAAGATTTTATGCATCTTTCTTTATTAAAAAGAGCCATTCAAGATCTATCTACCCAAAATTATTCCTATGTAGATTTAAATAATAAAATCCAAAACACTTTGGGACAATTAAACATATATGAAACTTATGAAGAAGATATACAAAGAAACATGATAAATTTGTTTAACATAAATTTCAAATCATTTAACAACAAAATTCAAGAATCATTTATATTAATTAAAGAAATGTTAATCAACATAAATTTTCATGATTACGATAGATTAAAAGAAATAGTCTTAAGCCTAAAAAATGATTTTAAATCGATATTAATACCCAAAGGACATATCTTTGCAACAATAAGATCAGAATCAAAATTAAATCAAAACAAATATCTAAAAGAACTTCAAGTTGGCATTACAGGAAGAGAATACTGGCAAAAAGTAAAGACAGACATAGAATCTTTAAGAGAACTTGCATCTAATTTAGAAAGGCTAAGGGACAAAATAATTTTTAAAGATAATCTCTCATCATTGCTTATAGGTAGTACTAACGATGTTATTAAAAGATTAGAAAGTGAATTATTTACATTAAGAGAAAGTTTAAGTGAAAAGACTCATATCAATAACCCAATTACAATACAACCATCAAGCAATATCTTAACAGAAATAATCATTATTCCATCAAAAATATCTTTTAACTCCATAAGCTTTGTAAGCTATAAAATAACGGATGAAAATTATCCAAAAATAAACTTCTTAACACATATATTAAAAAGTGGAATCTTATGGGAAAAAATAAGAGTCATGGGAGGAGCATACGGTGCATTTGCATCAATTACAAACGGAATATTTTCTTTTGCATCATATAGAGATCCTAACTTTGTAAAGACATATCAAGCATTTGAAACATCATTAGAAGAGTTAGCTAATAACAAAATTAAAAACGAAGAACTCTATACATATTTAGTAGGAGTAATTGGTTTAAGTACAAATATAAAAACCAAATCCATAGAAATATTAGAAAGCTACAAAAGAAAAATGTTAAACATTAGTGATCAGCTAAGACAAGATATAAGAAACGCTTACTTTAAAATAACAAACACAGACATTAAAAATATATCTGAACAAGTATTACACCAACTAAAACAAAAAAGTAGCATTACATCTCTTGTTAATCATGCAACTTATGAAGATGAAAAAGAAAAACTAGAATCATTTATTGGAACAAACTACAAGGTAAAAAAAATATATTAA
- a CDS encoding type B 50S ribosomal protein L31, whose product MKKDIHPVSNLVIFKDSSNGMMFLTRSTLTSKETIKYSDNKEYPLITVEITSKSHPFYTGQQKFVDAAGRIDKFNKKYKKLK is encoded by the coding sequence ATGAAAAAAGATATACATCCTGTTAGTAATTTAGTAATATTTAAAGATAGTTCCAATGGTATGATGTTTTTAACTAGATCTACTTTAACTTCAAAAGAGACAATTAAATATAGTGATAATAAAGAGTATCCATTAATTACAGTTGAAATTACAAGTAAATCACATCCTTTTTATACAGGTCAACAAAAGTTTGTTGATGCAGCAGGTAGAATTGATAAATTTAACAAAAAATATAAAAAGCTTAAGTAA
- the rho gene encoding transcription termination factor Rho, translating into MNKKCAEFDLEDEMKRLNSSKELKIEDNSKKKIVKVVTKKESVASGLKNSNIDKLRESNGVLSGFDYDISDPDLENSIKTLEQSNIINFLGGKDFIVIDSLYDKPITEIRKVVEGLGTNHTIAVTMKKTELIFLLVKILTEHNINVLFTGVLDVLSDGYGFLRTASNSYLSGGNDVYVSPSQIRLFNLRTGDILYGQIRSPRDGERFFAMIKIKSINNQDPTFAQNRIPFDNLTPLYPSSKLDLEYENCNISTRLINLFSPIGKGQRALIVSPPKAGKTTLLQKIANAITTNYPDIVLMILLIDERPEEVTDMIRGVKGEVIASNFDEQASRHVQVAEMVIEKAKRLVENKKDVVILLDSITRLARAYNQTMPTSGKILSGGVDSNALHKPKRFFGSARNIEEGGSLTIIATALVDTGSKMDEVIFEEFKSTGNMELILDRSLADRRLFPAINIKKSGTRKEELLLSEEERSKILLIRKILGSVDDYEGVEALVEKMKKSKNNEIFLKTMSNGD; encoded by the coding sequence ATGAATAAAAAATGTGCGGAATTTGATTTAGAGGATGAAATGAAGCGTTTAAATTCTTCTAAAGAATTAAAGATTGAAGACAATTCTAAGAAAAAAATAGTTAAAGTTGTCACTAAAAAAGAATCTGTTGCTAGTGGACTTAAAAACTCTAATATTGATAAATTGAGAGAATCTAATGGAGTCTTGTCAGGTTTTGATTATGATATATCTGATCCAGATTTAGAAAATAGTATTAAGACTCTTGAGCAAAGCAACATTATTAATTTTTTAGGTGGTAAAGATTTTATCGTTATTGATAGTCTTTATGATAAGCCCATTACCGAAATCAGGAAAGTTGTTGAGGGTCTTGGTACTAATCATACTATTGCGGTAACAATGAAGAAGACAGAATTAATATTTTTACTTGTTAAGATATTAACTGAGCATAATATTAATGTTTTATTTACTGGCGTTCTTGATGTTTTAAGTGATGGGTATGGGTTTTTGCGTACAGCATCTAATTCTTATCTCTCAGGAGGTAATGATGTTTATGTTTCACCGTCTCAGATTAGACTTTTTAATTTAAGGACAGGTGATATTTTGTATGGGCAGATTAGGTCTCCAAGGGATGGCGAGAGATTTTTTGCAATGATTAAAATTAAAAGCATTAATAACCAGGATCCTACATTTGCACAAAATAGAATACCTTTTGATAATTTAACACCTTTATATCCTAGTTCAAAGTTGGATCTTGAATATGAAAATTGTAATATTTCCACTAGGCTTATTAATCTTTTTTCTCCTATTGGAAAAGGACAAAGAGCATTAATAGTATCACCTCCAAAGGCTGGGAAAACTACTTTGCTTCAAAAAATAGCCAATGCAATTACTACTAATTATCCAGATATTGTTTTAATGATTTTACTTATTGATGAGAGGCCTGAAGAAGTGACTGATATGATTCGGGGTGTTAAGGGAGAAGTAATTGCATCTAATTTTGATGAACAGGCTAGTAGGCACGTTCAGGTTGCAGAGATGGTTATTGAGAAAGCAAAAAGACTTGTTGAGAATAAAAAGGATGTTGTTATTCTTTTAGATTCTATTACAAGACTTGCAAGGGCTTATAATCAGACTATGCCAACTTCTGGTAAGATACTCTCAGGTGGTGTTGATTCTAATGCTTTACATAAACCAAAAAGGTTTTTTGGTTCTGCTAGAAATATTGAGGAAGGTGGAAGTCTTACTATTATAGCTACAGCTTTAGTTGATACTGGAAGTAAGATGGATGAAGTCATATTTGAGGAATTTAAAAGTACTGGTAATATGGAGTTAATTCTTGATAGGAGTTTGGCAGATAGAAGGCTTTTTCCTGCTATTAATATTAAAAAATCAGGGACAAGAAAAGAAGAGTTGCTTTTAAGTGAAGAGGAGCGTTCTAAAATTTTGCTTATTAGAAAAATTTTAGGTAGTGTTGATGATTATGAAGGTGTTGAAGCTTTAGTTGAAAAGATGAAAAAGAGTAAGAATAATGAAATTTTCCTAAAGACCATGAGTAATGGAGATTAG
- a CDS encoding bactofilin family protein codes for MPVNVKDSYKWDCKLDSSLIFRGKLKFEGALYLDSSFEGEIFSKSGILFIGKNSKVITDVVVCNTLIIEGILKGNINASNKVYLNNGCKIYGDVKTKKIFINDNIVFDGKCEMIKSNESIDLFSFTVSQLKDTFQ; via the coding sequence ATGCCTGTTAATGTTAAGGATTCTTACAAATGGGACTGTAAGTTAGATTCAAGCTTGATTTTCAGAGGAAAGTTAAAGTTTGAGGGTGCTTTGTATCTTGATTCGTCTTTTGAGGGGGAGATATTTTCAAAAAGTGGAATACTTTTTATAGGTAAAAATAGTAAGGTTATTACAGATGTGGTAGTTTGCAATACGTTAATAATTGAAGGAATTTTAAAGGGAAATATTAATGCTAGCAATAAGGTTTATTTAAATAATGGTTGTAAGATATACGGTGATGTTAAGACAAAAAAGATATTTATTAATGATAATATAGTCTTTGATGGTAAGTGTGAAATGATTAAATCTAATGAGAGTATAGATTTATTTTCTTTTACAGTGTCACAATTAAAAGATACTTTTCAATGA
- a CDS encoding HU family DNA-binding protein, giving the protein MSFSRRPKVTKSDIVNQISLNIKHSNEKLEKKYIRLVVDAFFEELKNSLCLNNVIEFRSFGTFELRKRKGRQNARNPQTGEYVNVDDHHVAYFRPGKDLKERVWGIKG; this is encoded by the coding sequence ATGTCTTTTTCAAGAAGACCCAAAGTTACTAAATCAGATATTGTTAACCAAATATCTTTAAATATTAAACATAGTAATGAAAAATTAGAGAAAAAATATATAAGACTTGTAGTTGATGCTTTTTTTGAAGAGCTTAAAAATAGTCTTTGTCTTAATAATGTTATAGAGTTTAGATCTTTTGGTACATTTGAGCTTAGGAAAAGAAAAGGGCGTCAGAATGCTCGTAATCCTCAAACAGGTGAATATGTTAATGTTGATGATCATCATGTTGCTTATTTTCGTCCAGGAAAAGATTTAAAAGAACGAGTATGGGGCATTAAGGGGTAG
- the rpsT gene encoding 30S ribosomal protein S20: MGNNPSALKRARQNLKRNLRNVSVKSELKTIEKRCMSLVREGKKEEALEFFKFVSKKLDTAARKRIIHRNKAARKKSNLSILLLR; this comes from the coding sequence TTGGGCAATAATCCATCAGCATTAAAGCGAGCTCGGCAAAATTTGAAGCGAAATTTGAGAAATGTAAGTGTTAAGAGTGAGTTGAAAACAATAGAAAAGCGTTGTATGAGTCTTGTAAGGGAAGGTAAAAAAGAAGAAGCTTTGGAGTTTTTTAAATTTGTTTCAAAAAAATTAGATACTGCTGCTAGAAAAAGAATAATTCATAGGAATAAAGCTGCACGTAAAAAATCAAATTTGAGTATTTTGTTATTACGATAA